A region from the Tahibacter amnicola genome encodes:
- the tnpB gene encoding IS66 family insertion sequence element accessory protein TnpB (TnpB, as the term is used for proteins encoded by IS66 family insertion elements, is considered an accessory protein, since TnpC, encoded by a neighboring gene, is a DDE family transposase.): MFFPEGQIRVQLYGHPADMRKSFDGLSALVRSDLRCDPLSGQLFVFVNRRGTQTKVLYFDRSGWCVWSKRLERGCFIRDWRKVRSREMDWTALKLLLEGIDVANTSRRKRYVLQRGNADTSCTQSRTL, from the coding sequence ATGTTCTTTCCGGAAGGCCAGATCCGCGTGCAGCTGTATGGCCATCCGGCGGACATGCGCAAGTCGTTCGACGGATTGAGCGCTTTGGTGCGTTCCGATCTGCGCTGTGATCCGCTGAGCGGACAGCTGTTCGTCTTCGTGAACCGGCGTGGTACGCAGACGAAAGTGCTGTACTTCGACCGCAGCGGTTGGTGCGTGTGGAGCAAGCGGTTGGAGCGCGGTTGTTTCATCCGTGATTGGCGCAAGGTGCGATCGCGCGAGATGGACTGGACGGCGTTGAAGCTGTTGCTTGAAGGGATCGATGTAGCGAATACGTCTAGGCGCAAACGCTACGTTTTGCAGCGCGGGAATGCCGATACATCGTGTACACAATCGCGTACGCTATGA
- the tnpA gene encoding IS66 family insertion sequence element accessory protein TnpA — MASKAAGIRIRRSESQWREVLSRLERSDLSVAAFCEREGISAASVYRWRGLLVDSRLAPAASSRKSPFVDLGVVGASAASSPISGASLRTEIRLDLGGGLVIHVVRG; from the coding sequence ATGGCGAGCAAGGCGGCAGGTATTCGGATTCGACGCAGCGAATCGCAGTGGCGAGAGGTGTTGTCGCGATTGGAGCGCAGCGATCTTTCGGTCGCGGCGTTCTGCGAGCGCGAAGGGATCAGTGCGGCCAGTGTGTATCGGTGGCGTGGCTTGCTGGTCGATTCGCGTTTGGCGCCGGCGGCTTCATCGCGTAAGTCGCCTTTCGTGGATTTGGGTGTGGTAGGTGCCAGTGCCGCATCGTCGCCGATTTCGGGAGCGAGTCTTCGCACGGAGATCCGGCTGGATCTGGGCGGTGGCCTGGTGATTCACGTGGTGCGCGGCTGA
- a CDS encoding response regulator transcription factor produces the protein MGDESFLAAHPKPVRIVWAEDDPGMRAHVTRLLSPPYAVEAVEDGEAALAAARRQVPELVLADVVMPNLDGFGLLMALRADPRTRTVPLILVSGRVSENALLDGLQAGADDYLIKPFSPQELLARVNVHVKMSRLRREHEALISADLQAMNWLYEVATRCVQAGNNVQHCLDEIVAAAIALTGADKGNLQILDRTSGILTIAAHKGLEAPFLDFFRTVGADDASACAKAMQAGKCIVVDEVAISPIFSGSASQQGKR, from the coding sequence ATGGGTGACGAGTCGTTCTTGGCGGCACATCCCAAGCCTGTGCGTATCGTGTGGGCCGAAGATGACCCCGGTATGCGGGCGCATGTCACCCGGTTGTTATCCCCGCCCTATGCCGTCGAGGCCGTCGAGGATGGCGAGGCCGCGCTGGCGGCAGCGCGCCGACAGGTTCCCGAGCTCGTTCTCGCCGACGTGGTCATGCCAAACTTGGACGGCTTCGGGCTTCTTATGGCTCTGCGCGCTGACCCACGGACGCGCACAGTACCGCTGATCCTGGTATCCGGCCGCGTAAGCGAGAACGCCCTGCTCGATGGGCTGCAGGCCGGCGCGGACGACTATCTGATCAAGCCCTTCTCGCCCCAGGAACTGCTCGCGCGCGTCAACGTCCACGTGAAGATGTCGCGATTGCGCCGTGAGCACGAAGCGCTGATCTCGGCCGATCTGCAGGCGATGAACTGGCTGTACGAGGTCGCCACACGCTGTGTACAGGCCGGCAACAACGTACAGCACTGCCTGGACGAGATTGTCGCAGCCGCCATTGCACTGACCGGCGCTGACAAGGGCAACCTCCAGATCCTGGACCGCACGTCAGGCATTCTGACAATCGCCGCACACAAGGGGCTTGAGGCACCGTTCCTCGACTTCTTCCGTACCGTCGGCGCCGACGACGCGTCCGCGTGCGCGAAAGCGATGCAGGCGGGGAAATGTATCGTCGTCGATGAAGTGGCAATCAGCCCCATCTTCTCCGGATCTGCCTCACAGCAGGGTAAGCGTTAA
- a CDS encoding PKD domain-containing protein, whose product MNRYFRTAQAILAGMWLTALAQAQTTTQWPTGIGFPNIARTEGELIAPRFAGQDGRMAILAWHNGVLVSVPEAPDSAQGSNLQVRLWSLMNPAAPLRIVNAPADANGSLGLTPMPINAHGYLYLGQNMETGAAGPFLVIGADWPPSAPWSLRAQNGVPGVTREVSGTLGAGVRGDLFQPWFVGDTWWSYNPISGNATLRFGGNQFNPGSQLLATFDHLGTTGVIGHPFILGNRLFFASDMTRTGIASYDISNPANPVLLDVLKTGGAGGYWPEVWGNDGELYFVFPYNNEGNGVRIVDATDPGDMRFVADIPLPRPNGSAGAMYAQFQDEFAFIGEHKIDLRTRQSVRQFETITNDVEMTQFALPIGNLLVTGGSGGAHQGIAIFAHQAAPDTRPPSVAFHIPRAGQTNYPVGAPISLIIHETLDTLSIVNGTNLLLRRVLGPGSYGPALPGRWVLSFDDILTYTPDQPLQVDTTYEFSLSGIRDAAGNVMTPYAFTFSTGTNLGGNHPPQINALDATPYAVAPAATVSFAGVALDPDGDSLEYRYDFGDGTPKTAWGSTANADHVYAASGHYRATLQARDSSGVVASRTVTVTVLTPVAATVPTQSAPLTCHGPSRRVWAVNPDSDTVSAVNADTLAKVAEYATCADPRSIARTPQGHLWVTCHDADRVRVLNEDTGSTVAEIDTGYGSAPFAVALTPSGTTAFVSLFGKGVVRRYDTATRQMTGERTLGPGTRALAVSADGASVFVTRLLSPLHHAETWRVDASTMTVTDTLRIPKFGNDANRDTPASGRGVANTLTGIALSPRTGRAYVTANKPNSERGLLIHPSQDLDQDNTVRNLLVELDPAAANPASRFRRGIDLDNSDSASAVAFSPLADYLFVTLQGLNEVLVLDALALDASTGLGALVTRLGVGAAPQGLCLDAATERIFVQNFLGRSLSVIDAAGLLRRGELQLPTTEVDVVTTELLSPAVLSGKTHFYNATDPRMSSEGYLSCATCHLDGAEDGRVWDFTGRGEGLRNTVTLQGRSGTAHGNVHWSANFDEIQDFENDIRQFFGGSGFMSDTDYAQTQAPLGAAKAGRSVALDNLAAYVASLGVATLPRSPHRPADGSYSAAAVAGELIFAREGCTACHASPRYTDSTVGAGTLRQVGTIRATSGTRLGQPLTGIDTPGLRGVWATAPYFHDGSAATLDDVFRVTRGSILPAEAAQLAGGASLQSGFGVALNNDDSARGRAYAQVEGAGETITFTGVNGGAGGTGAIEIRYSNSRAGAQTQALAVRVNGQLLPGLALPASNNDPSWRATNWNVYRIENVPLTASATNTIELSTTNWYVSVDEILVATANDLAMALPHRRVQSLPAGERDALIAFLRELDGSPTPVGADTLFASGFEPL is encoded by the coding sequence ATGAACCGGTATTTCCGCACCGCACAAGCCATCCTGGCGGGGATGTGGCTGACGGCGCTTGCCCAGGCGCAGACGACCACCCAGTGGCCAACCGGGATCGGGTTTCCCAATATTGCCCGCACGGAGGGCGAGCTCATCGCTCCGCGTTTTGCCGGGCAGGATGGCCGCATGGCCATCCTGGCCTGGCATAACGGCGTGCTCGTGTCGGTACCGGAGGCGCCGGACAGTGCCCAGGGCTCGAATTTGCAGGTTCGACTGTGGAGCCTGATGAACCCGGCAGCGCCGCTGCGCATCGTCAACGCACCGGCGGACGCCAACGGTTCCCTGGGTCTGACGCCGATGCCGATCAATGCGCATGGCTATCTCTACCTCGGCCAGAACATGGAAACCGGGGCGGCCGGCCCGTTTCTCGTGATCGGCGCCGATTGGCCGCCATCGGCGCCCTGGAGCCTGCGGGCGCAGAACGGCGTTCCGGGGGTGACGCGGGAGGTGTCGGGCACGCTCGGGGCCGGCGTGCGCGGCGACCTGTTCCAGCCCTGGTTCGTCGGTGACACCTGGTGGAGCTACAACCCCATCAGCGGCAACGCCACGCTGCGTTTTGGCGGCAATCAGTTCAACCCCGGCAGCCAGCTCCTGGCGACGTTTGATCACCTGGGCACCACGGGCGTTATCGGGCATCCCTTCATCCTGGGAAACCGGCTGTTCTTCGCCTCCGACATGACGCGCACGGGAATCGCCAGCTACGACATCAGCAACCCCGCCAATCCCGTGCTTCTGGATGTCCTCAAGACGGGTGGTGCCGGGGGCTACTGGCCGGAAGTCTGGGGCAACGATGGTGAGCTGTACTTCGTGTTTCCCTACAACAACGAAGGCAATGGCGTGCGGATCGTGGATGCGACCGATCCGGGCGATATGCGTTTTGTCGCGGATATTCCACTACCGCGGCCCAATGGCAGCGCGGGTGCCATGTACGCCCAGTTCCAGGATGAGTTCGCCTTCATCGGGGAGCACAAGATCGACCTTCGCACCCGGCAATCCGTGCGGCAGTTCGAGACGATCACCAACGATGTCGAGATGACCCAGTTTGCGTTGCCAATCGGCAACCTGCTGGTGACGGGCGGATCGGGCGGGGCGCACCAGGGCATCGCGATCTTTGCGCATCAGGCTGCGCCGGATACGCGTCCGCCGAGCGTGGCATTTCACATTCCGCGCGCCGGGCAGACGAATTACCCGGTTGGCGCGCCAATCAGTCTCATCATCCACGAGACACTTGACACCCTGAGCATCGTCAACGGAACGAACCTGCTGCTCCGTCGCGTGCTGGGACCGGGCAGCTACGGGCCCGCGCTGCCGGGACGCTGGGTGCTCAGTTTCGACGACATCCTGACGTACACACCGGATCAGCCGTTGCAGGTCGATACGACGTACGAGTTCAGCCTCTCGGGCATCCGCGATGCCGCGGGCAATGTCATGACGCCGTATGCCTTCACGTTCTCCACGGGTACGAATCTTGGCGGAAATCATCCACCGCAGATCAATGCGCTCGATGCGACACCCTATGCCGTCGCACCTGCCGCCACGGTGAGTTTTGCCGGTGTCGCGCTGGATCCTGACGGCGATTCGCTGGAATACCGCTACGACTTTGGTGACGGAACGCCAAAGACCGCGTGGGGAAGCACTGCCAACGCGGATCACGTCTACGCCGCATCCGGTCACTACCGGGCGACGCTGCAGGCGCGCGACAGTTCCGGCGTCGTTGCCAGCCGAACGGTCACCGTGACTGTACTGACGCCGGTCGCCGCGACGGTGCCGACGCAGAGCGCACCGTTGACCTGTCATGGGCCCAGCCGGCGTGTGTGGGCCGTCAATCCGGACAGCGATACGGTCAGTGCAGTAAATGCCGACACCTTGGCGAAGGTGGCGGAATACGCGACCTGTGCTGATCCGCGCAGTATTGCACGCACACCGCAAGGGCATCTGTGGGTAACCTGCCATGACGCCGACCGCGTCCGCGTGCTGAACGAAGACACGGGAAGTACCGTTGCGGAGATCGACACGGGCTACGGCAGCGCGCCGTTCGCCGTGGCGCTGACGCCGTCCGGTACGACCGCTTTCGTCTCGCTGTTTGGAAAGGGAGTCGTACGTCGCTACGACACCGCCACCCGGCAGATGACCGGTGAGCGGACGCTGGGCCCCGGTACGCGGGCGCTGGCTGTTTCCGCCGATGGCGCCAGTGTATTCGTGACGCGATTGCTGTCGCCCTTGCACCACGCGGAGACTTGGCGCGTCGATGCGTCGACGATGACGGTGACTGATACGCTGCGCATTCCGAAGTTCGGCAATGACGCCAATCGCGATACGCCTGCCTCGGGCCGCGGCGTTGCGAATACGCTGACCGGCATCGCGCTGTCGCCGCGGACGGGGCGCGCCTACGTCACGGCGAACAAACCGAACAGCGAGCGCGGATTGCTGATTCATCCGAGCCAGGATCTCGACCAGGACAACACGGTGCGCAACCTGCTCGTCGAGCTGGATCCGGCGGCGGCGAATCCCGCCAGCCGTTTCCGGCGAGGTATCGACCTGGATAACAGCGATTCCGCCAGTGCGGTGGCTTTCTCGCCATTGGCCGATTACCTGTTCGTTACGCTGCAGGGCCTCAATGAAGTTCTGGTGCTCGATGCCTTGGCGCTCGACGCCAGCACGGGCCTTGGCGCATTGGTGACGCGTCTGGGTGTGGGTGCTGCGCCCCAGGGACTGTGTCTGGATGCGGCAACTGAGCGCATTTTTGTGCAGAACTTCCTCGGGCGCTCGCTGAGCGTCATCGACGCTGCCGGACTTCTGCGTCGTGGTGAACTCCAGCTGCCGACGACGGAAGTCGACGTGGTGACGACGGAATTGTTGTCGCCGGCCGTGCTGTCGGGAAAAACCCACTTTTACAACGCCACCGACCCACGCATGAGCTCCGAGGGCTATCTTTCCTGCGCGACCTGCCACCTGGACGGCGCGGAAGACGGACGCGTGTGGGACTTCACCGGCCGCGGCGAAGGCCTGCGCAATACGGTCACATTGCAGGGGCGCAGCGGTACGGCGCACGGCAACGTGCACTGGTCCGCCAACTTCGATGAAATCCAGGATTTCGAAAACGACATCCGGCAGTTCTTCGGCGGTAGCGGCTTCATGAGCGATACCGACTACGCACAGACGCAGGCGCCGCTGGGCGCTGCCAAGGCGGGGCGCAGCGTGGCGCTGGACAACCTGGCCGCCTACGTCGCATCGCTGGGCGTGGCGACGTTACCCCGCAGCCCGCACCGACCGGCGGACGGAAGCTACAGTGCGGCTGCCGTCGCCGGCGAACTGATCTTTGCCCGCGAAGGCTGCACGGCGTGCCACGCGTCGCCCCGCTATACAGATAGCACCGTCGGGGCGGGCACGCTGCGACAGGTCGGCACGATCCGCGCGACATCCGGCACGCGACTGGGTCAGCCCCTGACGGGCATTGATACTCCCGGCTTGCGTGGGGTCTGGGCAACGGCGCCGTATTTCCACGATGGCTCGGCTGCAACACTGGATGACGTATTCCGTGTGACGCGCGGCTCGATACTACCGGCGGAAGCCGCGCAGTTGGCGGGAGGGGCCAGCCTCCAGTCCGGCTTCGGCGTCGCGCTGAACAACGACGACAGCGCCCGTGGGCGAGCTTACGCCCAGGTCGAGGGCGCGGGAGAGACAATCACCTTCACCGGCGTGAACGGTGGGGCAGGAGGTACCGGTGCCATCGAGATCCGGTACAGCAATTCCCGCGCGGGTGCGCAGACACAGGCGCTGGCGGTGCGCGTGAATGGACAGTTGCTGCCTGGCCTGGCGCTGCCCGCGAGCAACAACGATCCGAGCTGGCGGGCGACAAACTGGAACGTCTATCGCATCGAGAACGTGCCTCTGACCGCCAGCGCGACCAATA